Proteins co-encoded in one Aspergillus fumigatus Af293 chromosome 6, whole genome shotgun sequence genomic window:
- a CDS encoding Elongator subunit ELP2, protein MASITTEYISVGGNRHPAAADWDVQLGVLAFGADNNVALWNPSDASQRGVYALLVGHTDKVSAVRFYTCPATGTKLLLTGSIDQTIRIWRADTVDPTKFAHAHTLTGHTGSVNTIAVADGVAIIASGAADGTVKIWKIDTQETVIRADLFQSLTMKPRFFPLALSLKPLSTPLSTELKDKPVVLAVAGTMNNVQVYVSEDTLAGANFRLSATLSGHEAWVRSLSFTEDKQSKSGDLLLASASQDKYIRLWRLQRGEATKSALSDDADPMLGGLETTLSNKAHQFEAAGSKYSVTFEALLFGNEDWIYTACWNPSTERQQLLSASADNTLTIWEQDPVSGVWLSVERMGEISVQKGSTTATGSTGGFWIGLWSPNGRQVVSLGRTGSWRAWRYDADRDMWLQALGITGHVRSVNGVQWEPTGGYLLSTSADQTTRLHAEWLREGLKSWHEFSRPQIHGYDLNCIDILGPARFVSGADEKLLRVFNEPKPIAQLLEKLAGFKPGTDEELPDTAQIPVLGLSNQAVGDDIPMEVDEESAAGARQVQANQAMISNLWHPPLEDQLARYTLWPEHEKLYGHGYEISAVAVNHDRTLVATACKASSIDHAVIRLYDTSDWREIRPSLKAHSLTITSLCFSSDDRYLLSVGRDRQWAVFLRSGQDPSSFSLLTSNPKGHSRMILDAAWAPQVAKPVFATAGRDKSIKLWEKVQDSFTCKTTISLENSVTAVSILPSILDASFFLAAGEESGKLSIYQVTVDGLEARHIATVDRSVSPSRAITQLSWRPSHRTDVRDTQSRFELAVASEDSSVRVYAISNMLS, encoded by the exons ATGGCGTCAATCACGACAGAATACATCAGTGTTGGGGGAAACAGGCATCCGGCCGCCGCAGACTGGGATGTGCAGTTAGGCGTGCTCGCCTTTGGCGCAGATAACAATGTGGCCTTGTGGAATCCAAGT GATGCCTCTCAGCGCGGGGTCTATGCCCTCCTCGTTGGCCATACTGACAAAGTCAGTGCGGTCAGATTCTACACATGTCCTGCCACGGGTACGAAGCTACTTCTTACCGGCTCCATTGACCAAACAATTCGGATATGGCGGGCTGATACAGTCGACCCCACCAAATTTGCCCATGCACATACTCTTACGGGTCATACAGGCTCAGTAAATACGATTGCCGTTGCCGATGGCGTCGCTATCATCGCATCTGGAGCCGCAGATGGTACCGTCAAGATCTGGAAGATTGACACGCAGGAAACAGTAATAAGGGCCGATCTATTTCAGAGTCTTACGATGAAACCTCGCTTCTTCCCGTTGGCATTATCATTGAAGCCGCTGTCAACACCGCTGTCAACAGAATTGAAAGACAAACCTGTGGTATTGGCAGTCGCCGGCACGATGAATAATGTTCAGGTCTATGTTTCTGAGGACACACTTGCCGGGGCAAACTTTAGACTATCTGCGACTCTTTCAGGCCACGAGGCATGGGTACGTTCTCTCTCCTTCACGGAGGATAAACAAAGCAAGTCCGGGGACCTATTGCTCGCCTCAGCCAGTCAAGATAAATATATCCGGTTGTGGAGGCTTCAACGAGGAGAGGCCACCAAGTCTGCACTATCAGATGATGCAGATCCTATGCTTGGAGGACTTGAAACCACCTTATCCAATAAAGCTCATCAGTTCGAAGCAGCTGGGTCCAAATATTCGGTCACTTTCGAAGCTCTTCTGTTTGGAAATGAGGATTGGATTTACACCGCCTGTTGGAACCCAAGCACGGAACGCCAACAGCTgctttctgcttctgcagacAATACTTTGACGATCTGGGAGCAGGACCCAGTGTCCGGAGTATGGCTCTCCGTAGAGAGGATGGGAGAGATTAGCGTCCAAAAGGGATCTACCACAGCTACAGGAAGCACTGGTGGTTTCTGGATTGGTCTTTGGTCGCCGAACGGAAGGCAAGTCGTGAGTCTGGGCCGAACAGGTAGCTGGAGGGCATGGAGGTATGATGCCGATCGCGATATGTGGCTGCAGGCACTGGGGATTACGGGTCATGTGCGCTCTGTGAATGGTGTGCAGTGGGAACCAACGGGAGGGTATTTACTTTCCACCAGCGCAGACCAGACTACTCGCCTGCATGCAGAGTGGTTGCGTGAGGGACTGAAGTCTTGGCATGAGTTTTCCAGACCACAAATTCATGGTTACGATCTGAACTGCATTGATATCTTGGGACCCGCTCGCTTTGTATCAGGCGCCGACGAAAAGCTTTTACGGGTGTTTAACGAGCCGAAACCCATCGCACAACtactggagaagctggcgggATTCAAACCAGGAACGGACGAAGAGCTTCCAGATACTGCCCAGATTCCAGTTCTCGGCCTGTCTAACCAGGCCGTGGGCGATGACATCCCAATGGAGGTAGACGAAGAGAGTGCTGCAGGGGCGCGGCAGGTCCAAGCAAACCAGGCAATGATATCAAACCTGTGGCATCCACCACTGGAAGACCAGTTGGCTCGCTATACACTATGGCCCGAGCATGAGAAACTCTATGGCCACGGTTATGAGATATCAGCCGTTGCCGTGAACCATGATCGCACCCTGGTTGCGACTGCTTGTAAAGCAAGCTCAATAGACCATGCGGTGATACGGCTGTACGACACTTCTGACTGGCGTGAGATTCGACCTTCCCTGAAAGCGCATTCTTTGACTATTACAAGTCTTTGTTTTTCGAGTGATGACCGATACCTTCTCAGTGTTGGGCGAGACCGGCAGTGGGCTGTCTTCCTACGAAGTGGGCAGGACCCTTCTTCATTCTCGCTTCTGACATCGAATCCCAAAGGCCATTCTAGAATGATTTTAGATGCGGCATGGGCCCCCCAAGTGGCAAAACCTGTCTTCGCGACGGCTGGCCGAGACAAATCAATAAAACTATGGGAGAAGGTCCAGGACTCGTTCACTTGCAAGACGACTATCTCTCTAGAAAACTCGGTCACGGCTGTTTCAATTCTTCCAAGTATACTTGAcgcttccttcttccttgcagCGGGGGAAGAAAGCGGAAAATTATCGATCTACCAGGTGACAGTTGACGGTCTCGAAGCGAGACACATTGCTACTGTTGATAGGTCGGTATCCCCCTCTAGAGCGATCACCCAATTATCGTGGCGGCCGTCCCACCGGACGGATGTTAGAGATACTCAGAGCAGATTTGAGCTTGCTGTGGCAAGTGAGGATTCCTCGGTGCGTGTATATGCTATTTCTAACATGCTTTCGTGA